The Rhizoctonia solani chromosome 4, complete sequence genome contains a region encoding:
- a CDS encoding DNA-directed RNA polymerase III subunit C5, whose protein sequence is MQNDTQFAEKIRHVRDPKKRMALVWAHCKGKMICEADETKDDEGAAAQPAKVGHGGCGHVQPLIRKEGLKLFLVYKKGRADDEEMDGRTSQPEKRLYPASDVYNTLKKIPDSDLALLGLSEEFARPDWMILTVLPVPPPPVRPSISADGGTVRSEDDLTYKLGDILKASINVRRCEEEGSPAHVISEFEQLLQFHVATYMDNDIAGIPQALQKSGRPVKAIRARLKGKEGRLRGNLMGKRVDFSARTVITGDPNLMLDEVGVPRSMAMNLTYPERVTPYNIEWLQMLVRNGPREYPGARYVVRDSGERIDLRYNKRADTSLQYGWIVERHLKNGDYVLFNRQPSLHKMSMMSHRVKIMPYSTFRLNLSVTPPYNADFDGDEMNMHIPQSEETRAELSQIAWVPRQIISPQANKPVMGIVQDTLCGIRKITLRDNFLDWNFVQNILLWVPEWDGQVPVPTILKPKPLWTGKQILSLCIPSGINVFRAPDKDKRTNRVPANPANDDGICIENGEILYGVVEKKTVGASQAGLIHITFREKGPEITRDLFTSLQKVVNFWLLHNGFSIGIGDTIADKDTMSKITIHIETAKNNVLQLIQKAQYDGLRAEPGMTIRESFESHVNRELNMARDKTGKDAQDSLKNDNNVKQMVVAGSKGSFINISQMSGCVGQQSVEGKRIPFGFKHRTLPHFNKDDYCAESRGFVENSYLRGLTPQEFFFHAMAGREGLIDTAVKTAETGYIQRRLVKAMEDIAVCYDGTVRNSLGDIVQFAYGEDGMDGAFIERQSVEPYRLSNRAFERKYRVDVLEAGSGFSPGTLQVGLDASSPELQYKLDNEYAQLVKDRKMLREFIFKTADPNQPHYLPVNLRRVIQNAQQIFHIDRRKPSDLEPAYIMDEVSGLSSRLIVVRGEDPISLEAQDNATMLFNMHLRSTFATRPVLEELRLTKQAFDWIIGEVETKFNASIVNPGEMCGTLAAQSIGEPATQMTLNTFHYAGVSSKNVTLGVPRLKEIINVATNIKTPSLTVYLQSEYASSKHKAKTIQTELAHTTLRTITATTEIVYDPDPTNTIIDEDRDFVETFFAIPDESVERTLSQQSPWVLRIQLDRAKVLDKKLDMAYIADRIEQAFYPDMKVIPSDDNAEKLILRCRPIVMQDKDEEAFENTEEDIFIRQIEHNMLDSVTLRGVKGIRRVFMVEHDKPMIDAAGELQPRSAKEWVLETDGVNLKSVLSVDGIDFTRTYSNKCPEVFEVLGIEAARAAILRELRNVIEFDGSYVNYRHLALLTDLMTNRGTLMAITRHGINRADTGALMRCSFEETVEILMEAAAVGEKDDCYGVAENVLFGQMAPMGTGSFDVALDVDMLKDVIVDSRLPIQNMMAAQMGGGATPAGGLAMTPYDSASPMQAEAWRTEGAAFSPLATNADEASGGFSFIPFGQSPMGPDSRFGGYSPSSPGYSPTSPFMPTSPMVAATSPYGASPFGATSPYATSPAYSPTSPNMNLTSPQYSPTSPQYSPTSPTYSPTSPTYSPTSPRYYSTSPSFSPASPRYSPTSPRYSPTSPMQASPTSPKMTSPRYSPTSPTYSPASPAYTPVSPAYSPTSPVWSPRSPAPGDSNNQNQQNQTNGQTSPWGNTATYQASPSWK, encoded by the exons ATGCAGAACGATACCCAGTTTGCTGAGAAGATCCGACACGTCCGGGACCCCAAGAAGCGCATGGCGCTCGTCTGGGCCCACTGCAAGGGCAAAATGATCTGCGAGGCCGACGAGACCAAGGACGATGAAGGTGCAGCTGCCCAACCTGCCAAGGTCGGACACGGAGGGTGCGGTCATGTACAACCGCTCATCCGTAAGGAGGGCCTCAAGCTTTTCCTCGTTTATAAAAAGGGCCGCGCCGACGATGAGGAAATG GACGGTCGCACGTCTCAACCCGAGAAGCGATTGTACCCTGCATCGGACGTGTACAACACTCTCAAGAAGATTCCTGATTCGGACCTTGCACTCTTGGGTCTTTCTGAAGAGTTTGCGCGTCCTGATTGGATGATCTTGACCGTGCTTCCTgttccacctccacctgtcCGTCCGAGTATCTCTGCCGATGGAGGAACTGTCCGCTCTGAAGACGACTTGACGTACAAGCTTGGTGACATTCTCAAAGCGTCCATCAACGTCCGACGGTGCGAAGAGGAGGGATCTCCTGCGCATGTCATTTCCGAGTTTGAACAGCTGCTTCAGTTTCATGTTGCGACATACATGGATAACGATATTGCCGGTATCCCGCAAGCACTTCAGAAATCCGGTCGTCCTGTCAAGGCGATTCGTGCGCGATTAAAGGGTAAAGAAGGCCGTCTTCGTGGAAATTTGATGGGAAAACGTGTCGACTTTTCGGCTCGTACTGTCATTACTGGCGATCCGAACTTGATGTTGGACGAGGTCGGAGTGCCAAGGAGTATGGCTATGAATTTGACTTATCCTGAGCGAG TAACCCCGTATAACATTGAGTGGCTTCAAATGCTCGTCCGAAATGGGCCGCGAGAATATCCCGGTGCACGCTATGTTGTTCGTGACAGCGGCGAGCGTATCGATTTGAGGTACAACAAGCGCGCGGATACGTCATTGCAATATGGATGGATCGTGGAGCGACACTTGAAGAATGGAGA CTACGTGCTGTTTAATCGACAGCCTAGTTTGCACAAGATGAGTATGATGAGTCATCGTGTTAAGATTATGCCTTATTCAA CATTCCGACTCAATCTTTCCGT CACTCCTCCCTACAACGCCGACTTTGATGGTGATGAGATGAACATGCA TATCCCTCAGAGCGAAGAGACTCGAGCCGAACTTAGTCAGATTGCTTGGGTGCCCCGTCAG ATTATCTCCCCTCAAGCGAACAAACCCGTCATGGGTATTGTGCAGGACACGCTTTGCGGTATCCGAAAGATTACCCTCAGGGATAACTTCCTCGACTGGAACTTTGTTCAGAACATCCTCCTTTGGGTCCCCGAATGGGACGGCCAAGTTCCGGTCCCGACTATCTTGAAACCTAAACCCCTTTGGACAGGAAAGCAAATCTTGAGTTTGTGTATTCCCTCGGGTATCAACGTTTTCCGTGCACCTGACAAGGATAAACGCACCAACCGAGTTCCTGCAAACCCCGCAAACGACGATGGTATTTGCATCGAAAACGGAGAAATTCTTTACGGTGTAGTCGAGAAGAAGACTGTCGGTGCTTCCCAAGCCGGTCTCATCCACATCACGTTCCGTGAAAAGGGGCCCGAAATTACGCGCGATTTGTTCACCTCGCTTCAAAAGGTGGTCAACTTTTGGCTCCTTCACAATGGGTTCAGTATCGGTATCGGCGACACGATTGCAGACAAGGATACCATGTCCAAGATCACTATTCACATCGAGACGGCCAAGAACAACGTGCTCCAGCTGATTCAAAAGGCGCAGTACGATGGTCTTAGGGCCGAGCCGGGTATGACTATCCGAGAGTCATTCGAGAGTCACGTCAATCGAGAATTGAACATGGCTCGTGACAAGACGGGTAAAGATGCTCAAGACAGTCTCAAGAACGATAACAACGTCAAGCAAATGGTCGTCGCAGGCTCCAAGGGATCTTTCATTAACATCTCCCAAATGTCCGGTTGTGTCGGCCAACAATCCGTCGAAGGAAAGCGTATTCCGTTCGGATTCAAGCATCGCACGCTGCCTCATTTCAACAAGGACGACTACTGCGCCGAGTCCAGAGGGTTCGTCGAGAATTCCTATCTCCGTGGGTTGACTCCCCAAGAGTTCTTTTTCCACGCCATGGCTGGTCGTGAAGGTTTGATCGACACGGCCGTCAAGACTGCCGAAACTGGGTATATCCAACGTCGATTGGTCAAGGCTATGGAAGATATTGCCGTCTGCTACGATGGAACCGTCCGAAATTCGCTGGGTGATATTGTCCAATTCGCGTATGGCGAGGACGGAATGGATGGCGCCTTTATCGAACGACAATCCGTCGAGCCTTACCGCCTCTCGAACCGCGCGTTTGAGCGCAAATACCGCGTTGACGTGCTTGAAGCTGGAAGCGGCTTTTCGCCAGGCACTCTCCAAGTCGGACTCGATGCCTCTTCGCCCGAACTGCAATACAAGCTCGACAATGAGTACGCCCAACTCGTCAAGGACCGAAAGATGCTCCGAGAGTTTATCTTCAAGACTGCGGACCCTAACCAACCCCATTACCTCCCCGTTAACCTCCGTCGTGTTATCCAGAACGCGCAACAGATTTTCCACATTGACCGACGCAAGCCAAGTGATCTTGAGCCTGCGTATATCATGGATGAGGTTTCAGGACTTAGTTCGCGATTAATCGTCGTGCGAGGCGAAGATCCTATCAGTCTCGAGGCCCAAGATAACGCGACGATGCTTTTCAACATGCACCTTCGCTCCACATTCGCCACTCGCCCCGTCCTCGAAGAACTTCGCCTGACAAAACAGGCGTTTGACTGGATCATTGGTGAAGTCGAGACCAAGTTCAACGCGTCGATTGTCAACCCCGGAGAAATGTGCGGTACCCTCGCTGCCCAATCTATCGGAGAACCGGCTACGCAGATGACGCTCAACACTTTCCATTATGCTGGTGTGTCGAGTAAGAACGTCACGCTTGGTGTGCCTCGTTTGAAGGAAATCATCAACGTCGCAACGAACATCAAGACCCCTTCGCTTACGGTGTACCTCCAGTCCGAGTATGCTTCGAGCAAACACAAGGCCAAGACGATCCAGACTGAGCTTGCTCATACTACGCTTCGTACTATTACCGCCACGACCGAAATCGTTTATGATCCCGATCCCACCAACACTATCATTGACGAGGATCGCGATTTCGTCGAGACCTTCTTTGCCATCCCCGACGAGAGTGTCGAGCGGACGTTGTCTCAGCAATCCCCATGGGTTCTTCGTATCCAACTTGACCGTGCCAAGGTCCTCGATAAGAAACTCGACATGGCCTACATTGCCGATCGCATTGAACAGGCATTCTACCCGGATATGAAAGTTATTCCTTCCGATGACAACGCCGAGAAGCTTATCCTCCGCTGCCGACCTATCGTCATGCAAGACAAGGACGAAGAAGCATTCGAAAATACCGAAGAAGATATCTTCATCCGTCAGATTGAACATAACATGCTCGACTCGGTCACGCTCCGTGGTGTCAAGGGCATTCGTCGTGTGTTCATGGTCGAGCATGATAAGCCTATGATCGACGCTGCTGGAGAGCTGCAACCACGTTCGGCCAAGGAGTGGGTCCTCGAAACCGATGGCGTAAACTTGAAGAGTGTGCTCAGCGTCGACGGCATTGACTTTACACGTACTTACTCCAACAAGTGCCCTGAGGTGTTCGAGGTTCTGGGTATCGAGGCTGCGCGAGCTGCCATCTTGAGAGAACTGCGCAACGTTATCGAGTTTGATGGTTCTTACGTCAATTACCGACACTTGGCGCTCCTCACCGACCTGATGACGAACCGTGGCACGCTGATGGCTATTACTCGACACGGTATTAACCGAGCAGATACGGGTGCTCTCATGCGTTGCTCGTTCGAAGAAACTGTCGAAATCCTGATGGAGGCCGCTGCAGTTGGTGAAAAGGACGATTGTTATGGTGTTGCAGAGAACGTATTGTTTGGACAAATGGCGCCGATGGGAACGGGCTCTTTCGATGTTGCGCTCGATGTAGACATGCTCAAAGACGTCATTGTTGACTCGCGACTGCCGATCCAAAACATGATGGCGGCTCAAATGGGCGGAGGAGCGACCCCGGCTGGAGGCCTGGCCATGACACCGTACGATTCCGCGTCCCCTATGCAGGCCGAGGCGTGGAGAACCGAGGGTGCAGCGTTCTCGCCTTTGGCAACCAACGCTGACGAAGCATCGGGCGGTTTCTCATTTATTCCATTTGGTCAAAGTCCAATGGGTCCAGATTCGCGGTTCGGTGGTTACTCTCCTTCTTCTCCTGGGTACTCTCCTACTTCTCCGTTTATGCCAACTTCGCCGATGGTCGCAGCCACTTCTCCTTATGGTGCCTCACCGTTTGGCGCAACGTCGCCGTATGCAACGTCGCCAGCGTACTCCCCAACATCACCAAACATGAACCTCACGTCGCCACAGTACAGCCCTACTTCGCCACAGTACTCTCCAACATCACCTACTTACAGTCCTACTT CTCCAACATATTCTCCCACTTCACCACGTTATTACAGCACAT CACCGAGCTTCAGTCCTGCGTCACCCCGTTACTCCCCAACTTCGCCTCGTTACAGTCCTACTT CTCCCATGCAAGCTTCGCCTACATCGCCAAAGATGACATCGCCGCGATACT CACCAACATCGCCGACGTACAGCCCTGCGTCTCCGGCTTATA CTCCAGTATCGCCAGCTTACA GCCCTACCTCTCCTGTTTGGTCGCCACGAT CTCCCGCACCTGGAGATTCCAATAACCAGAACCAGCAGAACCAGACGAATGGGCAGACATCTCCTTGGGGTAACACGGCAACTTACCAAGCGTCGCCGTCATGGAAGTAG